From Acidobacteriota bacterium, a single genomic window includes:
- a CDS encoding M55 family metallopeptidase — HTMNSRTIADVKLNGISVPEAGINGAIAGYFGVPVVFIAGDKAICKQAKDLFPWVEAVAVKEGIGSAVKTLHPEVARKRIKERVYYALTHLKKYKPFVIKPPYTIEVTFIDEVLANKVSFIPYAKRTGPLSVSFTDDDFIQVLRFFKTALAVR; from the coding sequence AACATACGATGAACAGTAGAACAATTGCCGATGTGAAATTGAATGGGATATCAGTACCCGAGGCGGGGATAAATGGGGCGATCGCCGGCTACTTCGGGGTCCCTGTGGTCTTCATCGCCGGCGATAAAGCCATCTGCAAACAGGCGAAGGATCTCTTCCCCTGGGTGGAAGCGGTAGCGGTGAAGGAGGGGATAGGAAGTGCTGTCAAAACGCTTCATCCGGAGGTAGCAAGAAAGAGGATAAAAGAAAGGGTCTATTACGCCCTAACCCATCTCAAGAAATATAAGCCGTTTGTGATAAAGCCTCCCTATACTATTGAGGTAACCTTCATCGATGAGGTATTGGCGAATAAGGTGAGTTTCATACCCTACGCAAAGAGAACTGGACCACTGTCGGTATCCTTTACCGATGATGACTTTATCCAGGTACTCAGGTTTTTCAAGACAGCGTTAGCTGTGAGGTAA